In Rattus rattus isolate New Zealand chromosome 9, Rrattus_CSIRO_v1, whole genome shotgun sequence, a genomic segment contains:
- the Fasn gene encoding fatty acid synthase: MEEVVIAGMSGKLPESENLQEFWANLIGGVDMVTDDDRRWKAGLYGLPKRSGKLKDLSKFDASFFGVHPKQAHTMDPQLRLLLEVSYEAIVDGGINPASLRGTNTGVWVGVSGSEASEALSRDPETLVGYSMVGCQRAMMANRLSFFFDFKGPSIALDTACSSSLLALQNAYQAIRSGECPAAIVGGINLLLKPNTSVQFMKLGMLSPDGTCRSFDDSGNGYCRAEAVVAVLLIKKSLARRVYATILNAGTNTDGCKEQGVTFPSGEAQEQLIRSLYQPGGVAPESLEYIEAHGTGTKVGDPQELNGITRSLCAFRQSPLLIGSTKSNMGHPEPASGLAALTKVLLSLENGVWAPNLYFHNPNPEIPALLDGRLQVVDRPLPVRGGIVGINSFGFGGANVHVILQPNTQQAPAPAPHAALPHLLHASGRTMEAVQGLLEQGRQHSQDLAFVSMLNDIAATPTAAMPFRGYTVLGVEGHVQEVQQVPASQRPLWFICSGMGTQWRGMGLSLMRLDSFRESILRSDEALKSLGVKVSDLLMSTDEHTFDDIVHSFVSLTAIQIALIDLLTSMGLKPDGIIGHSLGEVACGYADGCLSQREAVLAAYWRGQCIKDANLPAGSMAAVGLSWEECKQRCPPGVVPACHNSEDTVTISGPQAAVNEFVEQLKQEGVFAKEVRTGGLAFHSYFMEGIAPTLLQALKKVIREPRPRSARWLSTSIPEAQWQSSLARTSSAEYNVNNLVSPVLFQEALWHVPEHAVVLEIAPHALLQAVLKRGVKPSCTIIPLMKRDHKDNLEFFLTNLGKVHLTGIDINPNALFPPVEFPVPRGTPLISPHIKWDHSQTWDVPVAEDFPNGSSSSSATVYNIDASSESPDHYLVDHCIDGRVLFPGTGYLYLVWKTLARSLSLSLEETPVVFENVTFHQATILPRTGTVPLEVRLLEASHAFEVSDSGNLIVSGKVYQWEDPDSKLFDHPEVPIPAESESVSRLTQGEVYKELRLRGYDYGPHFQGVYEATLEGEQGKLLWKDNWVTFMDTMLQISILGFSKQSLQLPTRVTAIYIDPATHLQKVYMLEGDTQVADVTTSRCLGVTVSGGVYISRLQTTATSRRQQEQLVPTLEKFLFTPYVEPECLSESAILQKELQLCKGLAKALQTKATQQGLKMTVPGLEDPPQHGLPRLLAAACQLQLNGNLQLELGEVLARERLLLPEDPLISGLLNSQALKACIDTALENLSTFKMKVVEVLAGEGHLYSHISALLNTQPMLQLEYTATDRHPQALKDVQTKLQQHDVAQGQWDPSDPAPTNLGALDLVVCNCALATLGDPALALDNMVAALKEGGFLLMHTVLKGHALGETLACLPSEVQPGPSLLSQEEWESLFSRKALHLVGLKKSFYGTALFLCRRLSPQDKPIFLPVEDTSFQWVDSLKSILATSSSQPVWLTAMNCPTSGVVGLVNCLRKEPGGHRIRCILLSNLSSTSHVPKLDPGSSELQKVLESDLVMNVYRDGAWGAFRHFQLEQDKPEEQTAHAFVNVLTRGDLASIRWVSSPLKHMQPPSSSGAQLCTVYYASLNFRDIMLATGKLSPDAIPGKWASRDCMLGMEFSGRDKCGRRVMGLVPAEGLATSVLLSPDFLWDVPSSWTLEEAASVPVVYTTAYYSLVVRGRIQRGETVLIHSGSGGVGQAAISIALSLGCRVFTTVGSAEKRAYLQARFPQLDDTSFANSRDTSFEQHVLLHTGGKGVDLVLNSLAEEKLQASVRCLAQHGRFLEIGKFDLSNNHPLGMAIFLKNVTFHGILLDALFEGANDSWREVAELLKAGIRDGVVKPLKCTVFPKAQVEDAFRYMAQGKHIGKVLVQIRDEEPEAVLPGAQPTLISAISKTFCPEHKSYIITGGLGGFGLELARWLVLRGAQRLVLTSRSGIRTGYQAKHVREWRRQGIHVLVSTSNVSSLEGARALIAEATKLGPVGGVFNLAMVLRDAMLENQTPELFQDVNKPKYNGTLNLDRATREACPELDYFVAFSSVSCGRGNAGQSNYGFANSTMERICEQRRHDGLPGLAVQWGAIGDVGIILEAMGTNDTVIGGTLPQRISSCMEVLDLFLNQPHAVLSSFVLAEKKAVVHGDGEAQRDLVKAVAHILGIRDLAGINLDSSLADLGLDSLMGVEVRQILEREHDLVLPMREVRQLTLRKLQEMSSKAGSDTELAAPKSKNDTSLKQAQLNLSILLVNPEGPTLTRLNSVQSSERPLFLVHPIEGSITVFHSLAAKLSVPTYGLQCTQAAPLDSIPNLAAYYIDCIKQVQPEGPYRVAGYSFGACVAFEMCSQLQAQQGPAPAHNNLFLFDGSHTYVLAYTQSYRAKLTPGCEAEAEAEAICFFIKQFVDAEHSKVLEALLPLKSLEDRVAAAVDLITRSHQSLDRRDLSFAAVSFYHKLRAAEQYKPKAKYHGNVTLLRAKTGGTYGEDLGADYNLSQVCDGKVSVHIIEGDHRTLLEGRGLESIINIIHSSLAEPRVSVREG; the protein is encoded by the exons ATGGAGGAGGTGGTGATAGCCGGTATGTCCGGGAAATTGCCCGAGTCAGAGAACCTGCAGGAGTTCTGGGCCAACCTCATTGGCGGTGTGGACATGGTCACAGACGATGACAGGAGGTGGAAGGCTG GGCTCTATGGGTTGCCTAAGCGGTCTGGAAAGCTGAAGGATCTGTCCAAGTTCGACGCCTCCTTTTTTGGGGTCCACCCCAAGCAGGCACACACAATGGACCCGCAGCTCCGGCTGCTGCTGGAAGTCAGCTATGAAGCTATTGTGGACGGAG GTATCAACCCGGCCTCACTCCGAGGAACAAACACTGGTGTCTGGGTGGGTGTGAGTGGTTCCGAGGCATCGGAGGCCCTGAGCAGAGATCCCGAGACTCTTGTGGGCTACAGCATGGTGGGCTGCCAACGAGCAATGATGGCCAACCGGCTCTCTTTCTTCTTCGACTTCAAAG GACCCAGCATTGCCCTGGACACAGCCTGCTCCTCTAGCCTACTGGCACTACAGAATGCCTATCAGGCTATCCGCAGTGGGGAATGCCCTGCTGCCATTGTGGGCGGGATCAACCTGCTGCTAAAGCCTAACACCTCTGTGCAGTTCATGAAGCTAGGCATGCTCAGCCCCGATGGCACCTGCAGATCCTTTGATGATTCAG GGAACGGGTATTGCCGTGCTGAGGCTGTCGTGGCAGTTCTGCTGATTAAGAAGTCCTTGGCTCGGCGAGTCTATGCCACTATTCTGAATGCCGGGACGAACACAGATGGCTGCAAGGAGCAAG GCGTGACATTCCCCTCTGGAGAAGCCCAGGAACAACTCATCCGTTCTCTATATCAGCCGGGTGGTGTGGCCCCCGAGTCTCTTGAATATATTGAAGCCCATGGCACGGGCACCAAG GTGGGGGACCCCCAGGAACTGAACGGCATTACTCGGTCCCTGTGTGCTTTCCGCCAGAGCCCTTTGTTAATTGGCTCCACCAAATCCAACATGGGACACCCTGAGCCTGCCTCGGGGCTTGCAGCCCTGACCAAG GTGCTGTTATCCCTGGAAAATGGGGTTTGGGCCCCCAACCTGTATTTCCACAACCCCAaccctgaaatcccagcacttcttGATGGGCGGCTGCAGGTGGTCGATAGGCCCCTGCCTGTTCGTGGTGGCATCGTGGGCATCAACTCGTTTGGCTTCGGAGGTGCCAATGTTCACGTCATCCTCCAGCCCAACACACAGCAGGCCCCAGCACCTGCCCCACATGCTGCCCTACCGCATTTGCTGCATGCCAGTGGACGGACCATGGAGGCAGTGCAGGGCCTGCTGGAACAGGGCCGCCAGCACAGTCAGGACTTGGCCTTTGTGAGCATGCTCAATGACATTGCAGCAACCCCTACAGCAGCCATGCCCTTCAGAGGTTACACTGTGTTAGGTGTTGAGGGCCATGTCCAGGAAGTGCAGCAAGTGCCTGCCAGCCAGCGCCCACTCTGGTTCATCTGCTCAG GGATGGGCACACAGTGGCGTGGAATGGGGCTGAGCCTTATGCGCCTGGACAGTTTCCGTGAGTCCATCCTGCGCTCTGATGAGGCTCTGAAGTCCTTGGGAGTCAAAGTGTCAGACCTGCTGATGAGCACTGATGAGCACACCTTTGATGACATCGTGCATTCCTTTGTGAGCCTCACCGCCATCCAG ATTGCCCTCATCGACCTGCTGACGTCTATGGGGCTGAAACCTGATGGCATCATTGGGCACTCCTTGGGAGAGGTTGCCTGTGGCTATGCAGATGGCTGTCTCTCCCAGAGAGAGGCTGTGCTTGCAGCCTACTGGAGAGGCCAGTGCATTAAGGATGCCAACCTTCCGGCTGGATCCATGGCAGCTGTTG GTTTGTCCTGGGAAGAATGTAAACAACGCTGCCCTCCTGGTGTGGTGCCTGCCTGCCACAACTCTGAGGACACTGTGACCATCTCTGGACCTCAG GCTGCAGTGAATGAATTTGTGGAGCAGCTAAAGCAAGAGGGCGTGTTTGCCAAGGAGGTGCGAACAGGTGGCCTGGCCTTCCACTCCtacttcatggaaggaattgcCCCCACGCTGCTGCAGGCTCTCAAGAAG GTGATCCGGGAGCCACGGCCACGCTCAGCACGCTGGCTCAGCACCTCTATCCCTGAGGCCCAGTGGCAGAGCAGCCTGGCCCGCACATCTTCTGCTGAGTACAACGTCAACAACCTGGTGAGCCCTGTGCTCTTCCAGGAAGCACTGTGGCACGTCCCCGAGCACGCCGTGGTGCTGGAGATTGCACCCCATGCACTGTTGCAG GCTGTCCTGAAGCGAGGCGTGAAGCCTAGCTGCACCATCATCCCCTTGATGAAGAGGGACCATAAAGATAACTTGGAGTTCTTCCTCACCAACCTCGGCAAGGTGCACCTCACAGG CATCGACATCAACCCTAATGCCTTGTTCCCACCTGTGGAGTTCCCGGTTCCCCGAGGGACTCCTCTCATCTCCCCTCACATCAAGTGGGACCACAGTCAGACTTGGGATGTCCCAGTTGCTGAAGACTTCCCCAACGGTTCCAGCTCCTCCTCAGCTACAGTCTACAACATTG ACGCCAGTTCCGAGTCACCTGACCACTACCTGGTCGACCACTGCATTGACGGCCGTGTCCTCTTCCCTGGCACTGGCTACCTGTACCTGGTGTGGAAGACACTGGCTCGAAGCCTGAGCTTGTCCCTAGAAGAGACCCCTGTGGTGTTTGAGAACGTGACATTTCATCAGGCCACCATCCTGCCCAGGACAG gAACCGTGCCTCTGGAGGTGCGGCTGCTAGAGGCCTCCCATGCATTTGAGGTGTCTGACAGTGGCAACCTGATAGTGAGCG GGAAAGTGTACCAGTGGGAAGACCCTGACTCCAAGTTATTCGACCACCCAGAAGTCCCGATCCCCGCTGAGTCCGAGTCCGTCTCCCGCTTGACACAGGGAGAAGTATACAAGGAGCTGCGGCTACGTGGCTATGACTATGGCCCTCATTTCCAGGGCGTCTATGAGGCCACCCTCGAAG GTGAGCAAGGCAAGCTGCTCTGGAAAGACAACTGGGTGACCTTCATGGACACAATGCTGCAGATATCCATCCTGGGCTTCAGCAAGCAGAGTCTGCAGCTACCCACCCGTGTGACTGCCATCTATATTGACCCTGCAACCCACCTGCAGAAGGTGTACATGCTGGAGGGAGACACTCAAG TGGCTGACGTGACCACGAGCCGCTGTCTGGGCGTGACCGTCTCTGGGGGTGTCTACATTTCGAGACTACAGACAACAGCAACCTCACGGCGGCAGCAGGAACAGCTGGTCCCCACCCTGGAGAAGTTTCTCTTCACACCCTACGTGGAGCCTGAGTGCCTGTCTGAGAGTGCTATCCTGCAGAAAGAGCTGCAGCTGTGCAAAG GTCTGGCAAAGGCTCTGCAAACCAAGGCCACCCAGCAAGGGCTGAAGATGACAGTGCCTGGGCTAGAGGACCCTCCCCAGCATGGGCTGCCTCGACTCTTGGCCGCTGCCTGCCAGCTGCAGCTCAACGGGAACCTGCAGCTGGAGTTAGGTGAGGTACTGGCTCGAGAGAGGCTCCTGCTGCCAGAAGACCCTCTGATCAGTGGCCTCCTTAACTCCCAGGCCCTCAAGGCCTGCATAGACACAGCCCTGGAGAACTTGTCTACTTTCAAGATGAAGGTGGTGGAG GTGCTGGCTGGAGAAGGCCACTTGTATTCCCACATCTCAGCACTGCTCAACACCCAGCCTATGCTGCAACTGGAGTATACAGCCACCGACCGGCACCCCCAGGCCCTGAAGGATGTTCAGACCAAGCTGCAGCAGCATGATGTAGCACAGGGCCAGTGGGACCCTTCTGATCCTGCTCCCACCAACCTGGGTGCTCTTGACCTTGTGGTGTGCAACTGTGCGTTAGCCACCCTGGGGGATCCAGCCCTGGCCCTGGACAACATGGTAGCTGCCCTCAAGGAAGGTGGCTTCCTGCTAATGCACACAGTGCTCAAAGGACATGCCCTTGGGGAGACCCTGGCCTGCCTCCCCTCTGAGGTGCAGCCTGGGCCCAGCCTCTTAAGCCAG GAAGAGTGGGAGAGCCTGTTCTCAAGGAAGGCACTGCACCTGGTGGGCCTTAAAAAGTCATTCTACGGTACTGCGCTGTTCCTGTGCCGCCGTCTCAGCCCACAGGACAAGCCCATCTTCCTGCCTGTGGAGGATACCAGCTTCCAGTGGGTGGACTCTCTGAAG AGCATTCTGGCCACATCCTCCTCCCAGCCTGTGTGGCTAACAGCCATGAACTGCCCCACCTCAGGTGTGGTGGGCTTGGTGAACTGTCTCCGAAAAGAGCCAGGTGGACACCGGATTCG GTGTATCCTGCTGTCCAACCTCAGCAGCACATCTCACGTCCCCAAGCTGGACCCTGGCTCTTCAGAGCTACAGAAGGTGCTAGAGAGTGATCTGGTGATGAACGTGTACCGGGACGGTGCCTGGGGTGCCTTCCGTCACTTCCAGTTAGAGCAGG ATAAGCCCGAGGAGCAGACCGCACATGCCTTTGTAAACGTCCTTACCCGAGGGGACCTTGCCTCCATCCGCTGGGTCTCTTCTCCCCTGAAACACATGCAGCCGCCCTCGAGCTCAGGAGCACAGCTCTGCACTGTCTACTATGCCTCACTGAACTTCCGAGATATCATGCTGGCCACGGGCAAGCTGTCCCCTGATGCCATTCCAG GTAAATGGGCCAGCCGGGACTGCATGCTTGGCATGGAGTTCTCGGGCCGTGATAAGTGCGGCCGGCGTGTGATGGGGCTGGTACCCGCAGAAGGCCTGGCCACCTCAGTCCTGTTATCACCCGACTTCCTCTGGGATGTACCCTCTAGCTG GACCCTGGAGGAGGCGGCCTCTGTGCCTGTTGTCTACACCACCGCCTACTACTCCTTAGTAGTGCGTGGTCGTATTCAGCGCGGGGAAACTGTGCTCATTCACTCAGGCTCCGGCGGTGTGGGCCAAGCGGCCATTTCCATTGCCCTTAGCCTGGGCTGCCGAGTCTTCACCACTGTGG GCTCCGCTGAGAAGCGAGCTTACCTCCAGGCCAGATTCCCTCAGCTGGATGACACCAGCTTTGCTAACTCTCGAGACACATCGTTTGAGCAGCATGTGTTACTGCACACAGGTGGCAAAG GGGTGGACCTGGTCCTCAACTCCCTGGCAGAAGAGAAGCTGCAGGCCAGCGTGCGGTGCCTGGCTCAGCATGGCCGCTTCCTAGAGATCGGCAAATTTGATCTTTCTAACAACCACCCTCTGG GCATGGCCATCTTCTTGAAGAACGTCACTTTCCATGGGATCCTGCTGGATGCACTTTTTGAGGGGGCCAACGACAGCTGGCGGGAGGTGGCAGAGCTGCTGAAGGCCGGCATCCGTGATGGGGTTGTGAAGCCTCTCAAGTGTACAGTGTTTCCCAAGGCCCAGGTGGAGGACGCCTTCCGCTACATGGCTCAAGGAAAACATATTGGCAAAGTCCTTGTCCAG ATACGGGACGAGGAGCCCGAGGCTGTGCTGCCAGGGGCTCAGCCCACCCTGATTTCCGCCATCTCCAAGACCTTCTGCCCAGAGCATAAGAGTTACATCATCACTGGTGGCCTAGGTGGCTTTGGCCTGGAGCTGGCCCGGTGGCTTGTGCTTCGTGGGGCCCAAAGGCTTGTGCTAACTTCCCGATCTGGAATCCGCACAG GCTACCAAGCCAAGCACGTTCGGGAGTGGAGGCGCCAGGGCATCCATGTGCTAGTGTCGACAAGCAATGTCAGTTCACTGGAGGGGGCCCGTGCTCTCATCGCTGAAGCCACAAAGCTTGGGCCCGTTGGAGGTGTCTTCAACCTGGCCATG GTTTTAAGGGATGCCATGCTGGAGAACCAGACTCCAGAACTCTTCCAGGACGTCAACAAGCCCAAGTACAATGGCACCCTGAACCTTGACAG GGCGACCCGGGAAGCCTGTCCTGAGCTGGACTACTTTGTGGCCTTCTCCTCTGTAAGCTGCGGGCGTGGTAATGCTGGCCAATCCAACTACGGCTTCGCCAACTCTACCATGGAGCGTATTTGCGAACAGCGCCGGCACGATGGCCTCCCAG GTCTTGCTGTGCAATGGGGTGCCATCGGTGACGTGGGCATTATCTTGGAAGCGATGGGTACCAATGACACAGTTATTGGCGGCACACTGCCACAGCGCATCTCCTCCTGCATGGAGGTGCTGGACCTCTTCCTGAATCAGCCCCACGCAGTCCTGAGCAGTTTTGTGctggctgagaagaaagctgtggTCCATGGTGATGGTGAAGCCCAGAGGGATCTGGTGAAAGCCGTGGCACACATCCTAG GCATCCGCGACCTCGCAGGGATTAACCTGGACAGCTCGCTGGCAGACCTCGGCCTGGACTCGCTCATGGGTGTAGAAGTGCGCCAGATCCTGGAGCGTGAACATGATCTGGTGCTACCCATGCGTGAAGTACGGCAACTCACACTGCGGAAGCTTCAGGAAATGTCCTCCAAGGCTGGCTCAGACACCG AGTTGGCAGCCCCCAAGTCCAAGAATGATACATCCCTGAAGCAGGCCCAGCTGAATCTGAGCATCCTGCTGGTGAACCCCGAGGGCCCTACCTTAACACGACTCAACTCAGTGCAGAGCTCTGAGCGGCCTCTGTTCCTGGTGCACCCCATTGAAGGTTCCATCACTGTGTTCCACAGCCTGGCTGCCAAGCTCAGTGTGCCCACCTACGGTCTGCAGTGCACCCAAG CGGCCCCCCTGGACAGCATTCCGAACCTGGCTGCCTACTACATTGATTGCATCAAGCAGGTGCAGCCTGAGGGGCCCTACCGAGTAGCTGGGTATTCTTTTGGAGCCTGTGTAGCCTTCGAGATGTGCTCCCAGCTGCAGGCCCAGCAGGGCCCAGCCCCCGCCCACAACAACCTCTTCTTGTTTGACGGCTCGCACACCTACGTATTGGCGTACACCCAG AGCTACCGTGCAAAGCTGACCCCAGGctgtgaggctgaggctgaagctGAAGCCATTTGCTTCTTCATTAAGCAGTTTGTTGATGCAGAACACAGCAAG GTGCTAGAGGCCCTGCTACCACTGAAGAGCCTGGAGGACCGGGTTGCTGCTGCTGTGGACCTCATCACTAGAAGCCACCAGAGCCTGGACCGCCGTGACCTGAGCTTTGCTGCCGTGTCCTTCTACCACAAGCTTCGAGCCGCTGAGCAGTATAAACCCAAGGCCAAGTACCATGGCAATGTGACCCTGCTGCGGGCCAAGACAGGTGGCACCTACGGCGAGGACTTGGGTGCTGATTACAACCTGTCCCAg GTGTGTGATGGGAAGGTGTCTGTGCACATCATTGAGGGTGACCACCGTACGCTGCTGGAGGGCAGGGGCCTGGAGTCTATCATCAACATCATCCACAGCTCCCTGGCTGAGCCTCGAGTGAGTGTACGGGAGGGCTAG